Proteins from a genomic interval of Paenibacillus sp. FSL H8-0048:
- a CDS encoding S-layer homology domain-containing protein, whose amino-acid sequence MKKMWRGLTAGVLGISMLLGSLGSVSAAPVPKDIQGHWAQKQLQSWLDKGYLGGYPDGTVKPNKAITRGEYVALINRLFGFTESATLSFTDVKKSNWVYSEVAKAVKAGYIGGYENNTFRANNPLTRQEAAVIAAKLLKLSTSSTPLKFKDNAQIAAWAKVAVASAAEKKIINGYPDGTFGPKKSLTRAEAVGIISNSVVHKPATGGVLPTPTPTATPAPSATPVPSTSPTATPAPGGGSGGGTGGGGGGGGGGSVTAPTVSNVTYGHVGSVTADVYVTPSVTGAVYYVVAPYSVNVTPPNAAQVKDGLINATTAGVHSGKIAATGNTTVAFSVYGLTAGMDYTVYVALTDASGNWSGVTPLQLKTAAGSNWSVSQVGITNVTSVSADVYAAYGQAGTPVTPLKYVVVKATEANPTALQISQAKNSAGVTLTAPWTGTLTGNPVVKQSINLTGLTADTAYKVFIITDANGTLSPVELLRIHTK is encoded by the coding sequence ATGAAGAAAATGTGGCGTGGCCTTACGGCCGGAGTACTCGGTATTTCAATGCTGCTCGGTTCTTTGGGAAGTGTATCGGCAGCGCCGGTCCCCAAGGATATTCAAGGACACTGGGCGCAGAAACAGCTGCAGAGCTGGCTGGATAAAGGATACCTGGGCGGTTATCCTGACGGAACGGTTAAGCCGAATAAGGCAATTACCCGTGGTGAATATGTGGCACTGATTAATCGTCTGTTCGGGTTCACCGAATCGGCTACCCTTAGCTTCACCGATGTGAAGAAATCAAACTGGGTCTACAGCGAAGTAGCCAAGGCTGTGAAGGCCGGATACATCGGCGGATATGAGAATAATACCTTCCGGGCCAACAACCCGCTCACCCGGCAGGAAGCAGCAGTTATTGCTGCCAAGCTGCTTAAGCTGAGTACAAGCTCTACTCCGCTTAAGTTCAAGGACAATGCTCAGATCGCAGCTTGGGCCAAGGTAGCAGTAGCCTCAGCGGCAGAGAAGAAGATCATCAACGGTTATCCTGACGGCACCTTCGGTCCGAAGAAATCTCTTACCCGTGCCGAAGCGGTTGGAATTATAAGCAACTCGGTAGTGCATAAGCCGGCTACGGGCGGAGTATTACCTACCCCAACACCAACAGCGACCCCAGCTCCTTCAGCAACACCTGTGCCAAGCACCAGCCCAACAGCTACTCCAGCTCCTGGCGGCGGTAGTGGTGGCGGTACTGGCGGAGGCGGCGGTGGTGGCGGAGGCGGTAGCGTGACCGCGCCAACTGTAAGCAACGTGACTTACGGTCATGTAGGTTCTGTTACTGCTGATGTATATGTTACGCCTTCTGTTACAGGAGCCGTGTATTATGTAGTTGCTCCTTACAGCGTGAACGTAACTCCGCCAAACGCAGCACAAGTGAAAGACGGACTGATTAATGCTACAACAGCTGGCGTTCATTCCGGCAAAATTGCTGCAACCGGTAATACTACTGTCGCTTTCTCTGTATATGGTCTGACTGCAGGTATGGATTATACCGTATACGTTGCCCTGACTGACGCTTCTGGGAACTGGTCCGGCGTAACGCCGCTTCAATTGAAAACAGCAGCAGGCAGCAACTGGTCAGTTTCTCAAGTTGGGATCACCAACGTAACATCAGTGTCTGCAGATGTATACGCTGCTTACGGGCAGGCGGGTACACCGGTAACCCCTCTGAAATATGTGGTGGTTAAAGCAACAGAGGCTAATCCAACCGCATTGCAGATTTCCCAAGCTAAGAACAGTGCAGGTGTTACATTAACAGCACCTTGGACTGGAACTCTTACAGGTAATCCAGTAGTGAAACAAAGTATTAACCTGACTGGACTTACTGCCGATACAGCGTATAAAGTCTTCATTATCACAGACGCTAATGGCACCTTGTCACCTGTAGAGCTTCTGCGGATTCACACTAAGTAA
- the fliD gene encoding flagellar filament capping protein FliD, producing MVTRVNGFSGMDIDSMVKSMMAAKRVPLDKLNQDKQILQWTRESYREMNSKLYDFRTNKLVTKYGRDAALNAQKAVLSGNTTAIKAEATSTATGQEMKVSVTKLATRTTYETTGLGQGIPATTSLAALDGVDLGSMSGLDMEAYLKKGFDISINGETFKDKDGKSLFNGMTSISTLVATINASAKANAIASYDEITGKLTIASKTGGKDGTVTMGTPASSNTVLGLFSTKKVAETNKLTGATGSTTLTQLTNQLNGSVLTDDEVKDITFSINGKAFTFKGSDTIDKIVDTIKNDPDAKVSAEFTSDGTLKLTGKSDGPVNLGGNSYGFTKLFNGMKSNPADSNSIKQTITGENGEVKINNVDIDNVTNNTFTINGVQLTLLEVTKADEPVIIKTQTDSSKAVESIKSFVEDYNSLILSLNSKIDEAKYRDFRPLTDEQKAEMKEADIKTWTEKAQSGLLKNDDIIKSVLSEMRSIISDKLGPLSTLGITTGNYMSNGKLEINEEKLNTAINANPQLAMDLLQGPASAPKDGIFDKMADKITAAIEKLSDRAGTNRFSMDLTSTFKEESVMGKKMKLYNSRLTLMTTMLNNTETRYYKQFTAMETAMNKLQSQSNSLFSTGK from the coding sequence AGTATGATGGCTGCCAAGCGGGTACCGCTGGACAAGCTTAATCAGGACAAGCAAATCCTGCAATGGACGCGTGAGAGCTACCGGGAGATGAACAGCAAGCTGTATGACTTCCGGACCAATAAACTAGTTACCAAATATGGTAGAGACGCAGCGCTTAATGCCCAGAAGGCTGTGCTGAGCGGCAATACGACCGCCATTAAGGCAGAAGCGACATCAACGGCAACTGGCCAGGAGATGAAAGTTAGTGTCACGAAGCTTGCAACAAGAACTACCTATGAGACGACGGGATTAGGACAAGGCATACCGGCTACGACCTCCTTGGCTGCATTAGATGGTGTTGACCTGGGAAGTATGTCAGGCCTAGATATGGAAGCGTACCTGAAGAAGGGCTTTGACATTAGCATCAACGGCGAGACCTTCAAGGATAAGGATGGGAAATCCCTGTTCAACGGCATGACCTCGATCTCGACGCTGGTCGCAACGATTAATGCTTCAGCGAAGGCTAATGCGATCGCCAGCTATGATGAAATCACCGGGAAGCTGACTATTGCCTCCAAGACGGGCGGCAAAGATGGTACGGTAACGATGGGGACCCCTGCCAGTAGCAATACAGTTCTAGGGTTGTTCTCTACAAAGAAGGTTGCAGAGACGAATAAGCTTACAGGCGCTACTGGCTCTACTACATTGACACAACTTACGAACCAGCTTAATGGCTCTGTCCTGACCGACGATGAAGTGAAAGATATTACATTTAGTATCAACGGCAAAGCGTTTACGTTTAAGGGTTCTGATACTATTGATAAAATTGTGGATACCATCAAAAATGACCCTGATGCCAAGGTAAGTGCAGAATTTACCTCAGACGGCACTTTGAAGCTGACCGGGAAATCAGATGGTCCTGTCAACCTTGGAGGCAATTCTTACGGATTCACGAAGCTCTTTAACGGGATGAAATCCAATCCGGCAGACAGTAACTCTATTAAACAGACCATCACAGGCGAGAATGGTGAAGTCAAGATTAATAATGTGGATATTGATAATGTAACCAATAATACGTTCACCATTAACGGCGTCCAGCTCACGTTGCTGGAGGTTACCAAAGCGGATGAGCCTGTCATCATCAAGACGCAGACCGATTCTAGCAAAGCAGTAGAGTCCATCAAGAGCTTCGTTGAAGATTATAACAGTCTGATTCTATCCTTGAATTCCAAGATTGACGAAGCGAAATATCGTGATTTCAGGCCGCTGACGGATGAGCAGAAGGCTGAGATGAAAGAGGCTGACATCAAAACCTGGACCGAGAAGGCACAGAGCGGACTGCTCAAGAATGATGATATTATCAAGTCCGTGTTGTCTGAAATGCGCAGTATTATTAGTGATAAACTAGGGCCGTTAAGTACCTTAGGCATTACGACCGGGAATTATATGTCGAACGGCAAGCTTGAGATTAATGAGGAGAAGCTGAATACGGCGATTAATGCCAATCCGCAGCTCGCTATGGATCTGCTGCAAGGTCCGGCCAGTGCCCCCAAAGACGGGATTTTCGACAAAATGGCTGACAAAATCACAGCGGCCATCGAGAAACTATCGGATCGGGCAGGCACGAACAGATTCTCCATGGATCTTACCAGTACGTTCAAAGAAGAAAGTGTGATGGGTAAGAAAATGAAGTTATACAACTCGCGGCTCACTCTCATGACCACGATGTTAAATAACACAGAGACCCGTTACTACAAACAATTTACCGCCATGGAAACCGCCATGAACAAACTGCAATCCCAGTCCAACAGCCTTTTCTCCACCGGCAAATAA
- a CDS encoding cold shock domain-containing protein yields the protein MEGKVKWFNAEKGYGFIETADGGDVFVHFSAIQTDGFKTLDEGQSVEFDIVEGARGPQAANVIKL from the coding sequence ATGGAAGGTAAAGTTAAATGGTTTAACGCAGAAAAAGGTTATGGTTTCATCGAAACTGCCGATGGTGGCGACGTATTCGTACACTTCTCCGCGATTCAAACTGACGGTTTCAAGACTTTGGATGAAGGCCAATCCGTAGAGTTCGATATCGTTGAAGGCGCACGCGGACCACAAGCAGCTAACGTCATCAAATTATAA
- a CDS encoding YitT family protein encodes MQKINSRNKPPLIPLNGPLRHTVDIALILIGSLITGLAFNLFFLPNQIASGGVSGLSVLAEAWFGAEPAFTQWALNIPLFILGVIFLGKQYGIRSLLGSFVLPLFIFLTKDGPVPTTNPLLASIYGGIGVGLGLGLVFRGRGSTGGLTIAAQIIQKLTGFSFSLSVVLLDGTVITLAAFVLGMEQAMYALIGLFVTGRVINALEVGFSTTKVAYIISDQTEDISQAILNDLDRGLTKLNAQGGYTGDNRTVLMAVVGQNEITRLKAIVRSVDPGAFVIITEAHEVLGEGFKREA; translated from the coding sequence ATGCAAAAAATCAATTCACGCAACAAACCTCCGCTTATCCCCCTGAACGGGCCGCTGCGTCATACGGTGGATATTGCGCTAATTCTAATCGGCTCGCTGATCACAGGGCTGGCGTTCAACCTGTTCTTCCTGCCTAATCAGATTGCCTCAGGCGGTGTATCTGGACTGTCTGTGCTGGCTGAGGCCTGGTTTGGGGCGGAGCCTGCTTTTACCCAGTGGGCGCTGAATATTCCGCTCTTCATTCTCGGCGTGATTTTCCTCGGCAAACAGTACGGCATCCGCTCGCTGCTGGGCAGCTTTGTGCTGCCGCTGTTTATTTTTCTGACGAAGGATGGGCCGGTGCCGACCACGAATCCGCTTCTGGCCTCTATCTATGGGGGAATTGGTGTGGGTCTCGGCTTGGGACTCGTCTTCCGGGGGCGCGGCTCTACAGGCGGACTGACCATTGCGGCTCAAATTATTCAAAAGCTTACCGGCTTCAGCTTCTCGCTGTCTGTCGTGCTGCTGGATGGTACGGTGATTACCTTGGCGGCATTTGTGCTGGGGATGGAGCAGGCGATGTATGCACTGATCGGGCTGTTCGTCACCGGCCGGGTGATCAACGCGCTGGAGGTGGGCTTCAGCACCACGAAGGTGGCTTATATCATCTCGGATCAGACCGAGGACATCTCGCAGGCGATTCTGAATGATCTGGACCGCGGGCTGACCAAGCTGAATGCGCAAGGCGGCTATACCGGTGACAACCGGACGGTGCTGATGGCCGTGGTAGGCCAGAATGAAATTACCAGGCTGAAGGCGATTGTCCGCTCGGTGGACCCGGGTGCTTTTGTGATTATTACAGAGGCTCACGAAGTGCTGGGCGAAGGGTTTAAAAGAGAAGCGTAG
- the secA gene encoding preprotein translocase subunit SecA, with protein MLGLVKKIFGDTNERDVKRLMKTVEVINGLEPDFVSLTDEELQAKTAEFRARIEKGETLEEILPEAFATVREASKRTLGMRHFDVQLVGGMALHEGRISEMKTGEGKTLVGTLPVYLNALLGKGVHVVTVNDYLAQRDSGQMGQIYNFLGMSVGVNLNGMDHNDKQAAYACDITYGTNNEFGFDYLRDNMVLYKEQMVQRPLYFCIIDEVDSILIDEARTPLIISGQAEKSTELYYAADRFVKKLTAEEDYTVDIKVKSVALTEKGVATAERAFGIENLYDHSHVTLNHHIVQALKANAIMRRDVDYVVNEDEVMIVDEFTGRLMQGRRYSDGLHQAIEAKEEIEVQNESMTLATITFQNYFRMYRKLGGMTGTAKTEEEEFKKIYGLEVLQVPTNKPNQRIDMPDVVYKSENGKFNAVVAEIVERHKKNQPVLVGTVSIENSERVSEMLKRKGVRHQVLNAKHHAAEAEIISYAGQPGTVTIATNMAGRGTDIVLGEGVTDVGGLHIIGTERHESRRIDNQLRGRAGRQGDPGSTQFYLSLGDELMKRFGADNVLNMMDRLGFEEDQPIESRMITKAVESAQKRVEGNNFDIRKVVLQYDDVMNQQREIIYKQRREILESDNIKDIVVEMIKPVIDRVVNAHCSDDIPENWELQEVADYVNSKLLEENELTRDDLWGKEVEEIIEFIFARVLEKYAAREERLGSELVREFEKVIVLRSVDSKWMDHIDAMDQLRQGIHLRAYGGTDPLREYQFEGFEMFNAMTANIQEEVATYIMKAHIETNQERQSVVEEDKISTNAEPAEKRPVHVESTVGRNDPCPCGSGKKYKNCHGQA; from the coding sequence ATGCTAGGACTTGTTAAGAAAATTTTTGGCGACACTAATGAACGGGATGTCAAACGTCTCATGAAGACGGTCGAAGTAATTAATGGTCTGGAGCCGGATTTCGTATCGCTTACGGATGAAGAGCTGCAGGCGAAGACAGCGGAATTCCGCGCCCGTATTGAGAAAGGTGAGACCCTGGAAGAGATTCTTCCCGAGGCCTTTGCTACCGTACGCGAAGCTTCCAAACGGACGCTGGGCATGCGGCATTTTGACGTTCAGCTGGTTGGGGGTATGGCGCTGCATGAAGGCCGGATCTCCGAGATGAAGACCGGGGAAGGCAAGACACTGGTTGGAACGCTGCCGGTGTATTTGAATGCGCTGCTGGGTAAAGGCGTGCATGTCGTCACCGTAAATGATTATCTGGCTCAGCGCGACAGTGGGCAAATGGGACAAATCTATAACTTTCTGGGCATGAGCGTTGGGGTCAACCTGAACGGCATGGACCATAATGATAAACAAGCGGCATATGCCTGCGATATTACGTACGGAACGAATAATGAATTCGGGTTCGACTATCTGCGCGACAACATGGTGCTCTATAAGGAACAGATGGTACAGCGCCCGCTCTACTTCTGTATTATTGACGAAGTCGATTCCATCCTTATTGATGAAGCGCGTACTCCTCTGATCATCTCCGGCCAGGCTGAGAAATCGACAGAGCTGTATTATGCAGCAGACCGCTTCGTGAAGAAGCTGACTGCCGAAGAGGATTACACCGTAGATATTAAGGTGAAGTCTGTAGCGCTTACCGAGAAGGGCGTGGCTACGGCTGAGCGTGCTTTTGGGATAGAGAATCTGTATGACCATAGCCATGTTACCTTGAACCATCATATTGTACAGGCCTTGAAGGCGAACGCTATTATGCGCCGGGATGTCGATTATGTGGTGAATGAAGATGAGGTTATGATCGTCGATGAGTTCACTGGGCGTCTGATGCAGGGCCGCCGTTACAGCGACGGGCTGCACCAGGCGATTGAAGCCAAGGAAGAGATTGAAGTACAGAATGAGAGCATGACGCTGGCTACGATCACCTTCCAGAACTACTTCCGGATGTACCGCAAGCTGGGCGGCATGACGGGTACGGCGAAGACGGAGGAAGAGGAGTTCAAGAAGATCTATGGTCTTGAGGTTCTTCAGGTTCCTACGAATAAGCCGAATCAACGGATCGACATGCCTGATGTGGTCTACAAAAGCGAGAACGGCAAGTTCAACGCCGTCGTTGCTGAAATTGTGGAACGCCACAAGAAGAATCAGCCGGTGCTGGTAGGTACGGTATCGATTGAGAACTCAGAACGTGTATCAGAGATGCTGAAGCGCAAGGGTGTCAGACACCAGGTGCTGAATGCGAAGCACCATGCGGCCGAAGCCGAAATCATTTCTTATGCCGGTCAGCCGGGAACAGTAACGATTGCCACGAACATGGCTGGACGCGGTACGGATATCGTACTGGGCGAAGGGGTAACCGATGTGGGCGGTCTGCATATTATTGGTACAGAGCGCCATGAATCACGCCGGATTGATAACCAGCTTCGCGGCCGTGCCGGACGTCAGGGCGACCCGGGCTCCACACAGTTCTATCTGTCCCTTGGGGATGAGCTGATGAAGCGCTTCGGTGCGGACAACGTGCTGAACATGATGGACCGTCTTGGATTCGAGGAAGATCAGCCGATTGAGAGCCGTATGATTACCAAGGCTGTTGAATCTGCCCAGAAGCGGGTAGAAGGCAATAACTTCGACATCCGCAAAGTCGTATTGCAATACGATGACGTTATGAACCAGCAGCGTGAGATTATTTACAAGCAGCGCCGCGAAATTCTGGAGTCGGACAATATCAAAGACATCGTAGTGGAAATGATCAAGCCGGTTATCGACCGTGTTGTGAATGCCCACTGCAGTGACGATATTCCTGAGAACTGGGAGCTGCAGGAGGTTGCGGATTATGTGAACAGCAAGCTTCTCGAAGAGAATGAGCTGACCCGCGATGATCTGTGGGGCAAAGAAGTGGAAGAAATCATCGAATTCATCTTCGCCCGTGTGCTTGAGAAATATGCTGCCCGCGAAGAGCGTCTTGGCTCCGAGCTGGTACGTGAATTCGAGAAGGTTATTGTGCTTCGCTCCGTAGACAGCAAATGGATGGATCACATCGATGCTATGGATCAGCTTCGTCAAGGGATTCACCTCCGTGCTTACGGCGGTACCGATCCGCTGCGCGAATATCAATTCGAGGGCTTCGAGATGTTCAACGCTATGACAGCGAACATTCAGGAGGAAGTAGCGACCTATATTATGAAGGCGCACATCGAGACGAATCAGGAGCGGCAATCGGTAGTGGAGGAAGACAAGATCTCCACCAATGCAGAGCCTGCTGAGAAGCGTCCGGTGCATGTGGAATCCACTGTCGGCCGTAACGATCCTTGCCCATGCGGCAGCGGCAAGAAATATAAGAACTGCCACGGACAGGCGTAA
- a CDS encoding flagellar protein FliT — protein sequence MDELIRDLDLLTGEMMNGLQDATYEELEDFVEERQKLVDSITQEVEICPATPAQKQEIHRILSHDNELLDQMNALRQEAQDFLQKRGQAKIQRNAYETAYTPDSFLMDRKK from the coding sequence ATGGATGAGCTTATCCGTGACTTGGATCTGCTGACTGGAGAGATGATGAATGGTCTCCAGGACGCGACCTATGAGGAGCTTGAAGACTTCGTGGAGGAGCGGCAGAAGCTTGTCGATTCCATCACACAAGAGGTCGAAATTTGTCCGGCAACTCCTGCGCAAAAGCAGGAAATTCATCGGATTTTGTCACATGATAATGAATTGCTGGACCAGATGAACGCCCTTCGCCAAGAAGCCCAAGACTTCCTCCAGAAGCGGGGTCAAGCCAAAATCCAACGCAACGCCTACGAGACGGCCTACACACCGGACAGCTTCCTGATGGACCGCAAAAAATAA
- the prfB gene encoding peptide chain release factor 2 (programmed frameshift): MIDPNVKQDLREMGKKLTNLRGSLDLDLKLEMIANFEEKMAAPGFWDDSEQAQSVIGEMNAVKSVVDQFEKLQQDYDDAAMMAELADEEGDDELAEETAGTIRSISARVDDFELQLLLNQPYDKLNAILELHPGAGGTESQDWGQMLLRMYTRWAEKRGFKVDVLDYLPGDEAGIKSVTLLIKGHNVYGYLKAEKGVHRLVRISPFDSSGRRHTSFVSCDVVPEIADDVEVDIRTEDLKIDTYRASGAGGQHINTTDSAVRITHMPTGVVVTCQNERSQIKNREQAMKMLRSKLYERKIQEQQAQLDEIRGEQSEIAWGSQIRSYVFHPYSMVKDHRTSVETGNVGAVMDGDLDGFIDGYLRSQIKTEAE; this comes from the exons GTGATCGATCCTAATGTGAAGCAGGACCTGCGTGAAATGGGCAAGAAATTAACCAACCTTAGGGGGTCACTT GACTTAGACCTGAAGCTGGAGATGATAGCGAACTTCGAAGAGAAGATGGCGGCTCCCGGGTTTTGGGATGATTCCGAGCAGGCGCAGAGCGTGATTGGCGAGATGAATGCCGTGAAGTCGGTGGTTGACCAATTCGAGAAGCTCCAGCAGGATTATGACGATGCTGCCATGATGGCGGAGCTGGCCGATGAGGAAGGCGACGACGAACTGGCCGAAGAGACAGCCGGAACGATCCGCAGCATAAGCGCCAGAGTGGATGACTTCGAGCTGCAGCTGCTGCTTAATCAGCCTTACGATAAGCTGAATGCCATTCTGGAGCTGCATCCGGGAGCAGGCGGTACGGAGTCTCAGGACTGGGGCCAGATGCTGCTGCGCATGTACACACGCTGGGCGGAGAAGCGGGGCTTCAAGGTAGACGTGCTGGATTATCTGCCGGGCGATGAGGCAGGAATTAAGAGTGTAACTTTGTTAATTAAGGGCCACAATGTATATGGGTACCTTAAGGCAGAGAAGGGCGTGCACCGGCTGGTGCGGATTTCGCCTTTTGACTCCTCAGGCAGACGGCATACCTCCTTCGTATCCTGCGATGTGGTGCCGGAGATTGCAGACGATGTTGAGGTGGATATCCGTACAGAAGATCTGAAGATTGATACGTACCGGGCCAGTGGCGCGGGCGGTCAGCACATCAATACAACCGATTCAGCGGTGCGGATTACGCATATGCCAACCGGCGTGGTGGTCACCTGTCAGAATGAGCGTTCACAGATCAAGAACCGGGAGCAGGCGATGAAGATGCTGCGTTCCAAGCTCTATGAGCGCAAAATTCAGGAGCAGCAGGCACAGCTGGATGAGATCCGCGGAGAACAATCCGAGATTGCTTGGGGCAGCCAGATTCGTTCCTACGTATTCCATCCTTACAGCATGGTGAAGGATCACCGCACCTCTGTAGAGACAGGCAACGTTGGAGCGGTAATGGACGGCGATCTGGACGGATTCATTGACGGATATCTGCGGAGCCAGATTAAGACGGAAGCTGAATAA
- the fliS gene encoding flagellar export chaperone FliS, which translates to MIKSPYDKYRQSSVQTSTPAQLVIMLYDGAIRFVKTAVDGLNKQDLEKSNLNFGKAQTIVSELMSTLDHSIEVSKGLYSLYEYTNYLLIQANIQKNPEKAEEAIGYLTDLRETWLQASKLAASQTEIANG; encoded by the coding sequence TTGATTAAATCTCCTTATGATAAATACCGCCAGTCTTCTGTCCAGACTTCAACGCCTGCGCAACTCGTGATTATGCTGTATGATGGGGCCATTCGCTTCGTGAAGACTGCGGTGGACGGGTTGAACAAGCAGGATTTGGAGAAGTCCAATTTGAACTTTGGAAAGGCGCAGACCATCGTCAGTGAGTTGATGAGTACACTGGATCACTCTATTGAAGTCTCAAAGGGACTGTACTCCCTTTACGAATACACGAACTACCTGCTAATTCAGGCCAATATCCAGAAGAACCCGGAGAAGGCCGAAGAAGCCATCGGCTACCTTACCGACCTCAGAGAGACTTGGCTTCAGGCCTCTAAGCTGGCGGCTAGCCAGACTGAGATTGCGAATGGATGA
- the hpf gene encoding ribosome hibernation-promoting factor, HPF/YfiA family yields the protein MKFSIRGQQIEVTDALRDYVDKKLSRLEKYFEAPPTSEGYVTLGVVRGLHTVEVTIPLAGVTLRAEDRSDDMYASIDAVVDKLERQIRKHKTKLNRKFRQEGSLKTLFVEGSASAVAVEEQEPDYDDLEVVRNKRFTLKPMDVEEAILQMNMIGHTFFVFSNIETSEVSVVYKRDDGKYGLIEQN from the coding sequence ATGAAATTCAGCATTCGAGGTCAACAAATTGAAGTGACCGACGCTTTGAGAGACTATGTTGATAAGAAGCTCAGCAGACTTGAGAAGTATTTCGAAGCACCCCCTACCTCTGAAGGATATGTGACGCTTGGCGTCGTTCGCGGCCTTCATACGGTGGAAGTGACAATTCCTCTAGCTGGTGTGACGCTTCGTGCGGAAGACCGCAGCGATGATATGTATGCATCCATCGATGCCGTAGTGGACAAGCTGGAACGTCAGATCCGCAAGCACAAGACTAAGCTTAATCGCAAGTTCCGCCAGGAAGGCAGCCTGAAGACCTTGTTCGTTGAAGGTTCGGCCAGCGCCGTAGCTGTTGAAGAGCAGGAACCGGATTATGATGATCTTGAGGTTGTGCGGAACAAACGCTTCACCTTGAAGCCTATGGATGTGGAAGAAGCGATTCTGCAAATGAACATGATTGGACATACGTTCTTCGTGTTCTCCAACATTGAGACTTCCGAAGTTAGCGTAGTATACAAACGCGATGACGGCAAGTACGGTCTGATCGAACAGAACTAA